The DNA window CCTTGGCAATGTGTACAGCCGACGGCTTCCATCCATTTAGCGGGTTGTTTAGCGAGATAAGCGGGAATAATTTCTTGCAACCGTTGATTAATTGCGGCAAGTGGTTTGCTGGGTTTGGCACAGTGGGGACATAAACGACGGACGAGGCGTTGCGCTTGTACTGCGCGGACAGAGGTAGCAACTAAAAACGGTTCAACGCCCATATCGACTAAACGGGTAAATGCGCTGACTGCATCATTGGTGTGTAGTGTAGAAAGCACCATGTGTCCTGTGAGCGAGGCTTGTATCGCTATTTCAGCGGTTTCACGGTCACGGATTTCACCAAGCATAATAATATCAGGGTCTTGACGCAAAATAGCCCGTAAAGCACTGGCAAATGTATAGCCAATGTCGCTGTGCGCTTGAACTTGGGTTACACCTTTTAATTGATATTCGACGGGGTCTTCTACAGTAATGATTTTTTGTGTACGGTCATTGACTTCATCTAAAGCAGCATAAAGTGTGGTAGATTTCCCTGAACCTGTCGGCCCTGTGACTAAAATAATGCCGTGCGGTTCGCTAATCCAGCGTTTAAACAGTTCTAAATGGTCGTTAGCAAAACCTAAACGGTCGAGTCGATTGGTTTGTCGTTCTTTAGGCAGTAAGCGCATGACAATCGATTCACCATGCACACCTGGTAAACAGGACACCCGAATATCTAAATCTTGCCCGCTCACTCGTGTATTTAATCGTCCGTCTTGTGGTAGCCGTCGTTCGGCGATGTCTAAACCTGAGATTAATTTAATCCGTGAAGCGATGGGGTTAAAACGTTCTCTGGGTAAATTTAGATGTTCATAAAGTACGCCATCAATCCGATAACGGACGAAAAAAGTATGTTCTTCAGGTTCTACATGTACGTCAGAAGCGCGTCGGTCTATGGCTTGTGAAAACATGTTATTGACGAATTCAACAACGGGCGCACCTTCCGCTAATTCGCGCAATAAATTCACATCATCCGTATTAGTGAATGCTTCATTCGGGCGGGCTTTAGCAAGTAAATCTAGGAGTTTGTCTAAATCTTGATTGCGGGCTAAAAACCACGTAATCCGCTCTGGAAAACGGTTGTCTAACACCTCATGTAAGGTATCGGCTAACGGGTCGCGGGCAAGGCAACAAAGTTGCGCATTTTCATCTTCTGCCCAAACAACTAATTCTTGGTCTAAACACCATTCTTTATCTAAGCCTGTGACTTCTAAACCCGTGAGCAATTGATTAATATCACTGGGTAATTGGGTAGTGAGTAAAACAGTTAAATTGAGTTGTTCGGCTAACGTGTTTAATAATCCATCTTCTGAAATCGCACCCATGCGGATTAAAATCGCGCCTAACCGCCCCCCGAAGCGTTTTTGAAAATCAAGCCCGCGCTGAATATCATTTGCACTTGCCAACTGATTAGCAATGAGCATTTCTCCTAAACGCAATGGCATAAAATTGATGGGTAAATGGGGAGATTCATCAGCCTGAGAGGGTACAGAATGAGACAGATTAGACATAGGAAAACAACAATCGCTTTAACAGAGAAGAGAGCAATTAAGCAGTATCACAATGATGTAATGTAGCAAAACTCATCTGTCTTATCGATGATTTTTACCAAGACAGTCTGTTAATAGGGGTGAAAATTCTTGATTAACAGGTATTTTGCGATATTTTTTATATTAAACAATTAGTTAAAGTACCAGAGTTCGGCGAGATTTATAAAATAAAACAGAGACCTGCTAGGTTTTCAAAATCTAGCAGGTCTGTCGGAACACGTGAAAAGGGTTGAAGGACTGGCAGAGGTTACTCTCCTGTTTTTCATCGGGATTTACCAGACAAGATTAAAACATTGTCTGAATCAGGATTAACAGGATTTAAAACCCTCAAACCAAAAAGTCAGGTGAATCACGCTTTTTAATCCTGCTAATCCTGAAAATCCTGTGAATCCTGATTCAGACAAGCTGTTGTCTTTTTAAAAGAAAATCGCCGAACTCAAGTTAAATTTAAATAATTTTATGATACGTTTACTATATCTTCCCAAGCATGAGGAAACATCAACATGACCGACAAATCCCTAGGCACATTCATCAACCCCTTCACCGATTTTGGTTTTAAAAAAATCTTCGGCAGTGAAGAAAGTAAACCCCTACTCATCAGCTTTCTTAATGATTTATTACCGATAAAACACAAAATTGTCAGCTTAGAATTTAAAAATATCGAAAAACTCGGCATGTTAGAAGAAGACCGCCGTGCCATCTTTGATATTTATTGTCGGGATGAAAAAAATCAGGAATTCATTGTTGAATTACAACGTGCAAAACAAGAACACTTTCAAGACCGCGCTACCTATTACGCCAGCTTCTTAATTCAAGACCAAGCCAAAAAAGGCAAATGGGACTTTGAATTAACCCCAATTTATTTCATTGGGATTTTAGACTTCTCCTTAGCCAGCTTTCCCGATGAGCGTTACTTACATTTCGGACAAATTACCGATATTTACAGTAAAGAAGTGATGTTTAAGAAATTGAACTTCATTTACATAGAAATGGCGAAGTTTAAAAAGCAAGAATCTGAATTAGCGAACCATTTAGAATGGTGGTTATATTTCCTGCGTGAACTAGTGACCTTTGACGATATGCCGAGAGAATTTCAAGGAGATATTATTGAAGAAGCCTTTGCGTTAGCCAAATTAGCCAACATGAGTTATGAAGACCGTCATGCGTATGAATTAAGTTTGAAATACTACCGCGATTTCATCAATGTACTTGATACGGCTAAACAGGAAGGAATTGAAATAGGTCTGGAGAAGGGCATTGAGATTGGGATTGAACAAGGTGTTAAAAAAGGGATTGAGCAAGGCATCGAACAAGAAAGAATAAAAGTCGCAATCGCACTGAAGAAAAACAATGTGCCTCTTGAGCTTATTATGGTTGCAACGGGATTAACACACGAAGAAATTGAACGATTATAGTAAACACACTATAAAGCGATGCGGAGGACTGCCAGTCCTAAATTTAAATCACTTTATGGTACGTTTACTATAAACTCATTAAAATAATGCAAACCTTCTTACAACAACGTTTAGCGCAACGCGAACAAGCGCATTTATATCGCCGTCGTCTTGTCCATGCTGGTGTGCAATCTCCGCTTTTAACCATTGAAGGACGTACCTATTTAGCTTTTTGTAGCAATGATTACTTGGGGTTAGCAAGTCATCCTGATTTAATCCGTTGCCTGCAACAAGCTGCAAATCAGTACGCAGTGGGGGCGGGGGCATCGCATTTAATCAATGGTCACACTCAAGCACATCATGCGTTAGAAGAGGAATTAGCCGCTTTTACAGGACGTGAACGTGCGCTGCTATTTTCCACAGGCTACATGGCAAACATGGGCACTGTTACCGCACTTGTAGAACGTCAAGATGCTATTTTTGCAGATAAATTAAATCATGCCTCCTTAGTCGATGCCGCACAATTATCCCGTGCGCATCATCACCGTTATGCACACAATGATATGTCTATGCTAGCGCGGTTACTGTCGCAAACGATGACACGACATCAATTAAT is part of the Beggiatoa alba B18LD genome and encodes:
- a CDS encoding Rpn family recombination-promoting nuclease/putative transposase, producing the protein MTDKSLGTFINPFTDFGFKKIFGSEESKPLLISFLNDLLPIKHKIVSLEFKNIEKLGMLEEDRRAIFDIYCRDEKNQEFIVELQRAKQEHFQDRATYYASFLIQDQAKKGKWDFELTPIYFIGILDFSLASFPDERYLHFGQITDIYSKEVMFKKLNFIYIEMAKFKKQESELANHLEWWLYFLRELVTFDDMPREFQGDIIEEAFALAKLANMSYEDRHAYELSLKYYRDFINVLDTAKQEGIEIGLEKGIEIGIEQGVKKGIEQGIEQERIKVAIALKKNNVPLELIMVATGLTHEEIERL
- a CDS encoding GspE/PulE family protein, producing MSNLSHSVPSQADESPHLPINFMPLRLGEMLIANQLASANDIQRGLDFQKRFGGRLGAILIRMGAISEDGLLNTLAEQLNLTVLLTTQLPSDINQLLTGLEVTGLDKEWCLDQELVVWAEDENAQLCCLARDPLADTLHEVLDNRFPERITWFLARNQDLDKLLDLLAKARPNEAFTNTDDVNLLRELAEGAPVVEFVNNMFSQAIDRRASDVHVEPEEHTFFVRYRIDGVLYEHLNLPRERFNPIASRIKLISGLDIAERRLPQDGRLNTRVSGQDLDIRVSCLPGVHGESIVMRLLPKERQTNRLDRLGFANDHLELFKRWISEPHGIILVTGPTGSGKSTTLYAALDEVNDRTQKIITVEDPVEYQLKGVTQVQAHSDIGYTFASALRAILRQDPDIIMLGEIRDRETAEIAIQASLTGHMVLSTLHTNDAVSAFTRLVDMGVEPFLVATSVRAVQAQRLVRRLCPHCAKPSKPLAAINQRLQEIIPAYLAKQPAKWMEAVGCTHCQGTGYQGRVGIYELVYITTELQSLVLNRAPVNELRRLALREGFRNLREDGWLKAYQGITSIEEVLRVTDEGMV